A part of Neoarius graeffei isolate fNeoGra1 chromosome 8, fNeoGra1.pri, whole genome shotgun sequence genomic DNA contains:
- the med19a gene encoding mediator of RNA polymerase II transcription subunit 19-A — MTEIFSTLFGQSDAQAPPSSASLGFGPGKPPPPLPQSAAPVPGQLSGQLGDEGPTARKQGVINEPFYLLRELPVGNDLTGNTNLITHYNLEHAYNKFCGKKVKEKLSNFLPELPGMIDSPGVQDGSSLRSLIEKPPVCGNSFSPLTGALLTGFRLHTGPLPEQYRLMHIQPPKKKSKHKHRHHRPQDPIPPETPSDSDPKKKKKKRDDDPERKKKKKDKKKKKNRHSPDHPGITGSQPNSNSLR, encoded by the exons aTGACAGAAATATTTTCAACTCTTTTTGGCCAAAGCGACGCTCAGGCACCTCCGAGTTCCGCGTCTCTGGGTTTTGGACCGGGAAAACCGCCGCCTCCGCTCCCGCAGAGTGCAGCCCCAGTGCCGGGTCAGCTCTCAGGACAGCTCGGGGATGAAGGGCCTACAGCCCGGAAACAAGGAGTTATCAATGAACCGTTCTATTTGCTGCGAGAACTGCCTG TTGGGAACGATTTAACTGGAAACACAAACCTGATCACACACTACAATCTGGAACATGCCTACAATAAGTTCTGTGGGAAGAAGGTGAAGGAGAAACTCAGTAACTTCTTGCCGGAATTACCAG GCATGATCGACAGTCCGGGAGTTCAGGATGGCAGTTCGTTGCGCTCCCTCATAGAGAAACCTCCAGTTTGTGGAAACTCATTCAGCCCACTAACTGGAGCACTGTTGACTGGTTTCAGACTACACACTGGACCG CTCCCAGAGCAGTACAGACTGATGCACATTCAGCCTCCGAAGAAGAAAAgcaaacacaaacacagacatCATCGACCTCAGGATCCCATACCACCAG AAACGCCGTCAGACTCTGaccccaagaagaagaagaaaaagcgaGATGATGATCCTGAgcgcaaaaagaaaaagaaggacaagaagaagaaaaag